A window of the Brassica napus cultivar Da-Ae chromosome C5, Da-Ae, whole genome shotgun sequence genome harbors these coding sequences:
- the LOC125587957 gene encoding uncharacterized protein LOC125587957 produces MDILLNIKLKQNRCHGKTEPTASSADQLLNQKAKVIHVPRYEDCVSSDSSADSIASSRGSDQAWDVDSFDDESEYQPPDRMCPIEEEIKLMRLYRPKMNRSKGFYVDGETYPGETVFFSQVDLDERFPGIELTGREHMQSLVDLALEKYNNIKETNVTCESIVRANLTRVNGYKLYITFMARESPEGELVEYQAKTERKVWQRKYHAMFCRPTPKSKD; encoded by the exons ATGGACATCTTGTTgaatatcaagctaaaacagAACAGATGCCATGGCAAAACCGAGCCCACGGCCTCTTCTGCAGACCAACTCCTAAACCAAAAGGCAAAAG TTATACACGTGCCCAGGTACGAGGATTGTGTATCCAGTGATTCTTCCGCCGATAGTATTGCATCTAGCCGCGGAAGCGACCAAGCATGGGACGTCGATAGCTTTGATGATGAATCCGAGTACCAACCCCCAGATAGAATGTGTCCCATCGAAGAGGAAATTAAACTAATGCGTCTTTATAGACCAAAGATGAACCGTAGCAAG GGTTTCTATGTGGATGGAGAAACCTACCCTGGGGAAACTGTCTTTTTCTCTCAGGTTGATCTTGATGAACGCTTCCCCGGTATTGAGCTTACAGGCCGTGAGCACATGCAAAGCCTGGTAGATTTGGCTCTTGAAAAATACAACAACATTAAG GAAACAAATGTGACATGTGAATCAATTGTGCGGGCGAATCTGACGAGAGTGAACGGGTACAAGTTGTACATCACGTTCATGGCTAGAGAGTCTCCAGAGGGGGAGCTTGTGGAGTATCAAGCAAAAACGGAGAGGAAGGTTTGGCAACGGAAATATCATGCCATGTTTTGCAGGCCAACTCCAAAATCCAAAG ATTGA